The following coding sequences are from one Bradyrhizobium sp. WSM471 window:
- the istA gene encoding IS21 family transposase — MRRVRDVIRMKAAGLPSREIARRVGAAPSTVRLALRRFEAAGLSWPLPDDVTDTVLELRLFAKTGNGNRQGHRRIAEPDWATVHRELKRKHVTLSILWEEYIATEPGGYRYSRFCELYRAWEGRLSVTMRQAHAAGDKLFVDYAGDGVPVVVDRLTGERRTAQIFVAVLGASSFTYAQATWTQGLADWISAHVGAFAAIGGIPALVVPDNTKVAVIKASLYDPQINRTYAEMAAHYGTAILPARPRKPRDKAKVEQAVLIVERWLLGRLRHRTFYSLAEVNAAIGELLTRLNEERPIRRLGVTRRRLLEEVDRPALKPLPASPYVLAEWRIRRVSLDYHVEVEKHYYSVPHRFARAEVEVRFTARTVEIFHKGERIAAHQRMSGNHKHTTVPEHMASSHRRYAGWTIARIRQDAAAIGPATSALCDLILDERSHPEQGFRACLGILRLAASYGRERLDAAAARAIDIGARTYGSVKSILANNLDRRSAHQRSADDAPILHANIRGPRYYN; from the coding sequence ATGCGCCGTGTGCGCGATGTGATCAGAATGAAGGCGGCCGGGCTGCCGAGCCGCGAGATTGCGCGACGGGTGGGCGCGGCGCCCTCGACGGTGCGCCTGGCGCTCCGGCGGTTCGAGGCCGCGGGCTTGAGCTGGCCGTTGCCAGACGACGTCACCGACACGGTTCTGGAACTTCGCCTGTTCGCGAAGACCGGCAATGGCAACCGTCAGGGTCACCGCCGCATCGCCGAGCCCGACTGGGCGACCGTGCACCGCGAGCTCAAACGCAAGCACGTGACGCTGTCGATCCTGTGGGAGGAATATATCGCCACCGAGCCCGGCGGATACCGGTACTCGCGCTTCTGTGAGCTCTACCGCGCCTGGGAGGGCCGCCTGTCGGTGACGATGCGCCAGGCCCATGCGGCCGGCGACAAGTTGTTCGTCGACTATGCCGGCGATGGCGTGCCGGTGGTGGTCGACCGCCTGACCGGTGAGCGCAGAACGGCGCAGATCTTCGTCGCCGTGCTCGGCGCATCGAGCTTCACCTACGCGCAGGCGACGTGGACGCAGGGGCTCGCCGACTGGATCAGCGCCCATGTTGGCGCCTTCGCGGCGATCGGCGGCATACCGGCGCTGGTGGTGCCCGACAACACCAAGGTCGCGGTCATTAAGGCGAGCCTGTACGACCCGCAGATCAATCGTACCTACGCGGAGATGGCGGCGCATTACGGCACCGCCATCTTGCCGGCGCGGCCGCGCAAGCCGCGCGACAAGGCCAAGGTCGAGCAGGCCGTCCTCATCGTCGAGCGCTGGCTGCTCGGCCGCCTGCGCCATCGCACCTTCTACAGCCTGGCCGAGGTCAATGCGGCGATCGGCGAACTGCTCACGAGGCTGAATGAGGAACGGCCGATCCGGCGGCTCGGCGTGACACGCCGCCGGTTGCTCGAGGAGGTCGACCGGCCGGCGCTCAAGCCATTGCCGGCGTCCCCCTATGTCCTCGCCGAGTGGCGGATCCGCCGCGTCAGTCTCGATTACCACGTCGAGGTGGAGAAGCATTACTACAGCGTTCCGCATCGCTTCGCCCGCGCCGAGGTCGAGGTGCGGTTCACGGCCCGTACCGTCGAGATCTTCCACAAGGGCGAGCGGATCGCCGCGCATCAGCGCATGAGCGGCAATCACAAACACACCACCGTGCCGGAGCACATGGCCTCCAGCCATCGGCGCTACGCCGGCTGGACCATCGCGCGTATCCGCCAGGACGCCGCCGCGATCGGGCCGGCGACCAGCGCGTTGTGCGACCTCATTCTCGACGAGCGCTCGCACCCCGAGCAAGGCTTCCGCGCCTGCCTCGGCATCCTCAGGCTCGCCGCCTCCTATGGGCGCGAACGGCTGGACGCCGCGGCTGCGCGGGCAATCGACATCGGCGCGCGCACCTATGGTTCGGTCAAGTCGATCCTCGCCAACAATCTCGATCGGCGTTCTGCTCACCAGCGTTCCGCGGACGATGCGCCGATCCTGCATGCCAACATCCGCGGACCGCGCTACTACAATTAG
- a CDS encoding SDR family oxidoreductase, which produces MGRFEGKVAVVTGAGAGIGKACALAIAREGGRVVVADIDGSAAIACTAQIAAEAGHALALAMDIADAQAVAALFETAERHFGGVDLLVNNASAMHLTPRDRAILDLDLAVWDQTMATNLRGSLLCCRQAIPRMIARGGGAIVNMSSCQGLSGDTAQTSYAASKAAMNMLSASLATQYGHAQIRCNAVAPGLIMTERLLAKLDERMQRHLRRHQLLPRVGRPEDVAALVAFLLSEDAAFITGQVVCIDGGMLAHVPTYADGGNSRAARPAGNTAEAPAAPRC; this is translated from the coding sequence ATCGGACGGTTTGAAGGCAAGGTGGCCGTGGTGACCGGCGCCGGCGCCGGCATCGGCAAGGCATGCGCCCTAGCCATCGCGCGCGAGGGCGGCAGAGTGGTGGTGGCCGACATTGATGGCTCGGCGGCCATCGCCTGCACCGCGCAGATCGCGGCCGAAGCGGGCCACGCGCTGGCGCTGGCGATGGACATCGCCGATGCGCAGGCGGTGGCAGCGCTGTTCGAGACGGCGGAGCGGCACTTCGGTGGGGTCGACCTGCTGGTGAACAACGCGAGCGCCATGCATCTGACCCCGCGCGACCGAGCGATCCTCGACCTGGACCTGGCGGTCTGGGATCAGACCATGGCGACCAATCTGCGCGGTAGCCTGCTCTGCTGCCGGCAGGCCATCCCACGGATGATCGCCCGCGGCGGCGGCGCCATCGTCAACATGTCGTCGTGCCAGGGGCTCAGCGGTGACACCGCGCAGACGTCCTACGCCGCGTCGAAGGCGGCGATGAACATGCTATCGGCCTCGCTCGCCACCCAGTACGGTCATGCGCAGATCCGCTGCAACGCGGTTGCGCCGGGTCTCATCATGACCGAGCGTCTCCTCGCCAAGCTGGACGAGCGCATGCAGCGGCATCTGCGCCGGCACCAGCTCCTGCCGCGCGTCGGCCGTCCCGAGGACGTGGCCGCGCTGGTGGCGTTCCTGCTTTCCGAGGATGCTGCGTTCATCACCGGCCAGGTCGTGTGCATTGACGGCGGCATGCTGGCGCATGTGCCGACGTACGCCGACGGTGGCAACAGCCGCGCCGCGCGGCCTGCCGGCAACACCGCCGAAGCGCCTGCGGCGCCGCGCTGCTGA
- a CDS encoding cytochrome P450 — translation MDMLLNPLARRHRLRYDIPVVPGAFPLVGHLPAIVCDLPRLLGRAERMLGSHFWLDFGPAGHLMTCVDPDAFALLRHKDVSSALIEEIAPELLGGTLVAQDGGAHRQARDAIKAAFLPKGLTQAGIGDLFAPVIWARVQAWRDRGDVTILRETGDLMLNLIFSLMGIPAQDLPGWHRKYRQLLQLIVAPPVDLPGLPLRRGRAARDWIDAQLRQFVRDARAHAARSGLINDMVSAFDRSDDALSDDVLVANIRLLLLAGHDTTASTMAWMVIELARQPVLWDALVEEAQRVGAVPTRHADLAQCPVAEALFRETLRVHPTTTLLPRRALQELQLGQRRIPAGTHLCIPLLHFSTSALLHEAPDQFRLARWLQRTEPIRRVDMLQFGTGPHVCIGYHLVWLELVQFCIALALTMHKAGVRPRLLSSAEKGRRYYPTAHPSMKIRIGFS, via the coding sequence ATGGACATGCTGCTCAACCCCCTGGCTCGTCGGCACCGGCTGCGGTACGACATCCCGGTCGTGCCCGGCGCTTTCCCCCTGGTCGGGCATCTTCCCGCCATCGTCTGCGACCTGCCGCGCCTGCTGGGGCGCGCGGAACGGATGCTGGGCAGCCACTTCTGGCTGGATTTCGGCCCTGCCGGACACCTGATGACGTGCGTGGATCCCGATGCGTTCGCACTGCTCCGGCACAAGGACGTGTCCTCGGCGCTGATCGAAGAGATCGCGCCCGAGTTACTTGGCGGAACGTTGGTCGCCCAGGACGGCGGCGCGCACCGGCAGGCGCGCGATGCGATCAAGGCGGCGTTCCTGCCCAAAGGGCTGACTCAGGCCGGCATTGGCGACCTGTTCGCGCCCGTCATCTGGGCGCGGGTGCAGGCGTGGCGTGACCGCGGCGACGTAACCATCCTGCGCGAAACCGGCGACCTGATGCTCAATCTCATCTTCAGCCTCATGGGTATCCCCGCGCAGGACTTGCCGGGATGGCATCGCAAGTACCGGCAACTGCTGCAGTTGATCGTCGCGCCCCCGGTGGACCTGCCCGGTCTGCCCTTGCGGCGCGGCCGCGCCGCCCGCGACTGGATCGACGCGCAGTTGCGCCAGTTCGTCCGCGACGCGCGCGCGCATGCCGCGCGCAGCGGGTTGATCAACGACATGGTGAGCGCCTTCGATCGCAGCGACGATGCGCTCTCCGATGACGTCCTGGTCGCCAATATCCGATTGCTGCTGCTTGCCGGTCACGACACCACCGCCTCGACGATGGCCTGGATGGTGATCGAGCTGGCGCGGCAGCCTGTGCTGTGGGACGCCCTGGTCGAGGAGGCGCAACGCGTGGGCGCGGTGCCGACCCGGCACGCGGACCTGGCGCAGTGTCCAGTCGCCGAGGCCCTGTTCCGCGAGACGCTGCGCGTGCATCCGACAACCACGCTCCTGCCGCGGCGGGCGCTGCAGGAATTGCAACTCGGCCAACGGCGCATTCCCGCGGGCACCCATCTGTGCATCCCGCTGCTGCATTTCTCGACCTCGGCGCTGCTGCACGAGGCGCCTGATCAGTTCCGCCTGGCGCGGTGGCTGCAACGCACGGAGCCGATCCGGCGGGTGGACATGCTGCAGTTCGGTACCGGCCCACACGTCTGCATCGGCTACCACCTGGTATGGCTCGAACTGGTGCAGTTCTGCATCGCCTTGGCGCTGACCATGCACAAGGCCGGGGTGCGGCCGCGGTTGTTGAGCAGCGCCGAAAAAGGCCGGCGCTATTACCCGACCGCACATCCGTCCATGAAAATCCGCATCGGATTCTCATGA
- a CDS encoding TetR/AcrR family transcriptional regulator, with protein sequence MSVERSGNPKAMRRFQKRARQQADKQALQARILETARKQFASGTLETVSIQKIADALGYSKGTVLKYFPTKILLLMAVKERNLEEMADRLEQVRALHSSGEARLRRVMQAYIDYWVDNPDHFRSLYSMAGTVEDRRFPDGVYFGQTEIARKGYGLFVTSIAEYLSELGVEAAPGLTERLATALLSAAHGVISLPLGTPTMKWPDIRGNGRLVLGSLIDAWSVKIKAARRTKTWPRISIGDFL encoded by the coding sequence ATGTCGGTCGAGAGATCAGGAAACCCTAAGGCGATGCGGCGCTTTCAGAAGCGCGCGCGCCAACAAGCTGACAAGCAAGCGTTGCAGGCTCGAATCCTTGAAACAGCGCGAAAGCAATTCGCGAGCGGCACACTCGAAACGGTTTCGATCCAGAAGATTGCCGATGCGCTCGGTTACTCGAAGGGCACGGTTCTCAAATACTTTCCGACCAAGATCCTGCTACTGATGGCAGTGAAGGAGAGGAATCTCGAGGAAATGGCGGATCGGCTCGAACAAGTCCGCGCGCTCCATTCCAGCGGCGAGGCCCGGCTGCGGCGCGTCATGCAGGCCTATATCGATTATTGGGTCGACAATCCCGATCATTTTCGATCGCTCTATTCGATGGCCGGCACGGTCGAGGATAGGCGTTTTCCCGACGGGGTTTATTTCGGGCAAACTGAGATCGCACGAAAGGGATACGGGCTCTTTGTGACCTCGATCGCGGAGTATCTTTCCGAATTGGGCGTGGAGGCGGCGCCAGGGCTGACGGAGCGCCTAGCGACCGCCCTGCTATCGGCGGCGCATGGGGTGATCTCGTTGCCACTGGGAACACCAACGATGAAATGGCCGGACATTCGCGGCAACGGGCGATTGGTCCTCGGCAGTCTCATCGACGCTTGGTCGGTGAAGATCAAAGCCGCTCGGCGGACCAAGACCTGGCCGAGAATTTCCATTGGTGATTTTCTTTAG
- the istB gene encoding IS21-like element helper ATPase IstB codes for MLTHPTLDRLNALGLHGMAKAFADIEATGEAASLGHTEWLALLLEREASLRHDKRLATRLRYAKLRQQACVEDIDYRTPRGLDRPLFAKLVEGRWIDDHVNLLICGPAGVGKSWLASALGHKACRDNRSVLYQRVPRLFDDLALARGDGRHPRLLRGLGRVDLLILDDWGLEPLDAGARHDLLEILEDRYGHRSTIVTSQLPVDQWHLLIGDPTYADAVLDRLVHNAHRLDLTGESLRRTRQSARKT; via the coding sequence TTGCTCACCCATCCGACCCTCGACCGCCTCAACGCCCTCGGCCTCCACGGCATGGCCAAGGCCTTCGCCGACATCGAAGCCACCGGTGAGGCCGCAAGCCTCGGTCACACCGAATGGCTTGCGCTGCTGCTCGAACGTGAAGCCTCGCTGCGGCACGACAAACGGCTCGCCACTCGCCTGCGTTACGCCAAGCTGCGCCAGCAGGCGTGCGTCGAGGACATCGACTACCGCACCCCGCGCGGTCTCGACCGCCCGCTGTTCGCTAAGCTTGTCGAGGGCCGCTGGATCGACGACCACGTCAATCTCCTGATCTGCGGCCCGGCCGGCGTTGGCAAGAGTTGGCTCGCCTCGGCGCTCGGCCACAAGGCCTGTCGCGACAATCGCTCCGTGCTCTATCAGCGCGTCCCGCGACTGTTCGACGATCTGGCGCTCGCCCGCGGCGACGGCCGCCATCCACGCCTGTTGCGCGGCCTTGGCCGTGTCGATCTGCTGATCCTCGATGATTGGGGACTCGAGCCGCTCGACGCCGGTGCCCGTCACGACCTCCTGGAAATCCTCGAAGATCGCTACGGTCATCGCTCCACCATCGTCACCAGCCAGCTCCCCGTGGACCAGTGGCATCTGCTCATTGGAGATCCCACCTATGCCGACGCCGTGCTCGATCGCCTCGTCCACAATGCCCATCGGCTCGACCTCACCGGTGAGAGCCTGCGCCGAACCCGGCAATCCGCCCGAAAGACTTGA
- a CDS encoding transketolase family protein — MRTIRSAPQPGKPRLTTSAMIASIATEGQKTKPAPFGHALVELARSRPEVVGMTADFGKYTDLHIFAKEFPDRYYQMAMAEQLLFGAASGLAAEGFMPFATTYAAFASRRAYDFIHQTIAEEDRNVKIVCALPGLTSGYGPSHQAAEDLALFRAMPNMTVIDPCDAHEIEQLVPAIAAHHGPIYTRLLRGQVPLVLDEYDYKFGLGRAELIRDGKDALVISSGIMTMRALEAAQTLKGDSIDTAVLHVPTIKPLETGTILREAGKSGRLVVVAENHTTIGGLGEAIAAVLMRSGVHPRFRQIALPDEFLDAGALPTLHDRYGISTAEVARQIKQWL, encoded by the coding sequence ATGAGGACCATCAGATCAGCACCGCAGCCGGGCAAGCCGCGCCTGACCACCTCCGCCATGATCGCATCGATCGCGACTGAAGGACAGAAGACGAAACCGGCGCCCTTTGGACATGCGCTCGTCGAGCTCGCCCGCAGCCGCCCTGAGGTGGTCGGCATGACGGCCGATTTCGGCAAATACACCGACCTGCACATCTTCGCGAAGGAATTTCCGGACCGCTATTATCAGATGGCTATGGCCGAGCAGTTGCTGTTCGGCGCGGCCTCCGGCCTTGCCGCCGAAGGCTTCATGCCATTCGCAACAACGTACGCGGCGTTCGCATCGCGGCGGGCTTACGACTTCATACACCAGACGATCGCGGAGGAAGACCGCAACGTGAAAATCGTCTGCGCGTTGCCGGGCCTGACTTCGGGCTACGGCCCGAGCCATCAGGCCGCCGAAGATCTCGCGTTGTTTCGCGCGATGCCGAACATGACGGTCATCGATCCCTGCGATGCTCACGAAATCGAGCAGCTGGTGCCCGCCATCGCGGCCCATCACGGGCCTATCTACACCCGCCTGCTGCGCGGCCAGGTGCCGCTCGTGCTGGACGAATATGATTACAAATTCGGGCTCGGCAGGGCCGAGCTGATTCGTGACGGGAAGGACGCCCTGGTCATCTCATCCGGCATCATGACTATGCGCGCGCTCGAGGCCGCGCAAACCTTGAAGGGCGACAGCATCGACACTGCGGTGCTGCATGTTCCAACCATCAAGCCGCTCGAGACTGGGACGATTTTGCGTGAAGCCGGCAAATCGGGCCGTCTTGTCGTCGTTGCCGAGAACCACACGACGATTGGCGGCCTTGGCGAGGCAATTGCCGCGGTTCTGATGCGTTCAGGCGTTCATCCGCGTTTCCGCCAGATCGCATTGCCGGACGAATTCCTTGACGCTGGCGCACTTCCGACACTGCACGACCGTTACGGGATTTCCACCGCAGAGGTCGCAAGGCAGATCAAACAGTGGCTTTAG
- a CDS encoding cytochrome P450, whose amino-acid sequence MSEQPLPTLPMWRVDHIEPSPKMLALRANGPIHRVRFPSGHEGWWVTGYDEAKAVLSDAAFRPAGMPPAAFTPDSVILGSPGWLVSHEGGEHARLRTIVAPAFSDRRVKLLAQQVEAIAAQLFETLAAQPQPADLRRHLSFPLPAMVISALMGVLYEDHAFFAGLSDEVMTHQHESGPRSASRLAWEELRAYIRGKMRDKRQDPGDNLLTDLLAAVDQGKATEEEAIGLAAGMLVAGHESTVAQIEFGLLAMFRHPQQRERLVGDPSLVDTAVEEILRMYPVGVGWDGIMRYPRTDVTIAGVHIPAESKVLVGLPATSFDPRHFDDPEIFDIGRDENPHLAFSYGPHYCLGMALARLELKVVFGSIFQRFPALRLAVAPEELKLRKEIITGGFEELPVLW is encoded by the coding sequence ATGTCCGAACAACCCTTGCCGACGCTGCCGATGTGGCGCGTCGATCACATCGAGCCCTCGCCCAAGATGTTGGCGCTACGCGCCAACGGTCCGATCCACCGCGTGCGCTTCCCGTCCGGGCACGAAGGCTGGTGGGTGACAGGCTACGACGAGGCCAAGGCGGTGCTGTCCGACGCGGCGTTCCGGCCCGCGGGAATGCCGCCCGCGGCATTCACCCCGGATTCGGTAATTCTCGGTTCGCCGGGGTGGCTGGTCTCGCACGAGGGGGGCGAGCATGCCCGGTTACGCACGATCGTGGCGCCGGCCTTCAGCGACCGCAGGGTGAAGCTGCTCGCGCAGCAGGTCGAGGCGATCGCCGCGCAGTTGTTCGAGACGCTGGCGGCCCAGCCCCAGCCCGCCGACCTGCGGCGCCACCTCTCCTTTCCGCTTCCGGCCATGGTCATCAGCGCGTTGATGGGCGTGCTCTACGAGGATCACGCGTTTTTCGCCGGGCTCTCCGACGAGGTAATGACGCACCAGCATGAAAGCGGCCCGCGCAGCGCGTCGCGCCTGGCCTGGGAAGAACTGCGCGCCTACATTCGCGGAAAGATGCGGGACAAGCGCCAGGATCCGGGCGACAACCTGCTGACGGATTTGCTCGCGGCGGTCGACCAGGGCAAGGCGACCGAGGAAGAGGCGATCGGCCTGGCCGCGGGCATGCTGGTGGCGGGGCACGAGAGCACCGTCGCGCAGATCGAATTCGGCCTGCTGGCCATGTTCCGCCATCCGCAACAGCGCGAACGCCTGGTCGGCGATCCATCCCTGGTGGACACGGCGGTGGAGGAAATCCTGCGCATGTACCCGGTGGGCGTGGGCTGGGACGGCATCATGCGCTATCCGAGGACCGACGTGACCATCGCGGGCGTGCATATTCCCGCGGAGAGCAAGGTGCTGGTCGGACTGCCGGCGACGTCGTTCGATCCGCGCCATTTCGACGATCCGGAAATCTTCGATATCGGGCGCGACGAAAATCCGCACCTAGCGTTCTCCTACGGTCCGCACTACTGCCTTGGCATGGCGCTGGCCAGGCTGGAACTCAAAGTGGTGTTCGGTTCGATCTTCCAGCGCTTTCCCGCGCTGCGCCTGGCCGTGGCGCCCGAAGAACTGAAGTTGCGCAAGGAGATCATCACTGGCGGGTTCGAAGAGTTGCCGGTGCTCTGGTGA
- a CDS encoding cytochrome P450, with product MAASALEYACSDFDPFAWDTRIDPYPAYAALRAKAPIVRLEKYGIFAVPRFAEIKAVFADHLNFSNAGGAGIVNYFKEKPWRPPSIVLEADPPLHTRTRKVLARIMSPGAMRGLENGFKAKAVALVNELIEKRSFDAVRDLAEVFPVTVFPDALGIDNEGRENFLTYGAMVFAGMGPENDYFRTLMAQAPQVLPWVAAKCQREALAPGSFGAQVYEAADSGEITQDEAPLLVRSFLSAGLDTTISAIGMALFSLTRHPEQWAVLAANPSLARAAFDESLRYDSAAPCVFRTTPHETEIAGVPIGKHEKLLLLIGSANRDETRWERPDQFDITRRVSGHIGFGTGIHGCVGQMIARLEGEAVLAALAASVASIETTGEPVYRDSSGLRALSSLPVRVTTK from the coding sequence GTGGCAGCATCGGCACTGGAGTACGCCTGCAGCGATTTTGATCCGTTCGCCTGGGACACTCGCATCGACCCCTATCCGGCCTATGCCGCGCTTCGCGCGAAGGCGCCCATCGTCCGCCTTGAGAAGTACGGCATCTTCGCCGTGCCGCGTTTTGCCGAGATCAAGGCGGTCTTTGCGGACCATCTGAACTTCAGTAATGCCGGTGGGGCCGGCATCGTCAATTATTTCAAGGAGAAGCCGTGGCGTCCGCCGAGCATTGTCCTTGAAGCTGACCCGCCGCTACATACACGCACCCGAAAGGTGCTGGCGCGGATCATGTCGCCGGGTGCGATGCGGGGCCTCGAGAACGGCTTCAAGGCCAAGGCTGTCGCGCTGGTCAATGAATTGATCGAAAAGAGATCGTTCGACGCAGTCCGCGATCTTGCCGAAGTATTTCCGGTGACCGTATTTCCGGACGCCCTGGGCATCGACAACGAAGGCCGCGAAAATTTTCTGACCTACGGCGCAATGGTCTTTGCCGGCATGGGGCCCGAGAACGACTACTTTCGAACTCTCATGGCCCAGGCACCTCAAGTCTTGCCCTGGGTCGCCGCAAAATGCCAACGGGAGGCATTGGCTCCCGGCAGTTTTGGCGCGCAGGTCTACGAGGCTGCCGATAGCGGCGAAATCACCCAGGACGAAGCGCCTCTGCTCGTTCGGTCCTTTCTCTCGGCGGGGCTGGATACGACAATCAGTGCCATAGGCATGGCTCTCTTTAGTTTGACCCGTCATCCGGAGCAGTGGGCCGTACTGGCTGCCAATCCTTCGCTGGCGCGCGCGGCATTCGATGAGAGCCTGCGCTATGATTCCGCCGCACCTTGCGTCTTCCGGACCACACCGCATGAAACCGAGATCGCAGGGGTGCCGATCGGTAAGCACGAGAAACTGTTACTGCTGATTGGTTCGGCAAATCGCGACGAAACGCGGTGGGAACGGCCCGACCAGTTCGACATCACCCGGCGCGTTTCAGGGCATATCGGCTTCGGCACCGGGATCCACGGCTGCGTGGGGCAGATGATCGCGCGGCTCGAAGGCGAAGCCGTTCTGGCGGCCTTGGCGGCGAGCGTCGCATCAATCGAGACAACGGGCGAGCCGGTATACCGCGACAGCAGCGGATTGCGGGCCCTCAGCTCACTGCCGGTACGCGTTACGACGAAATAG
- a CDS encoding cytochrome P450, translating to MDVQETTAACRDAFAELASPACIDDPYPFLRWLREHDPVHRAASGLFLLSRHADIYWALKATGDAFRGPAPGELARYFPRAATSLSLNLLASTLAMKDPPTHTRLRRLISRDFTMRQIDNLRPSIARIVAARLDGMAPALERGEAVDLHREFALALPMLIFAELFGMPRDDMFGLAAGIGAILEGLSPHASDPQLAAADAASASVQAYFGDLIERKRTDPRHDIVSMLVGAHEHDADTLSDAELISMLWGMLLGGFATTAATIDHAVLAMLAYPEQRHWLQGDAAGVKAFVEEVLRCDAPAMFSSIPRIAQRDIELGGVVIPKNADVRVLIAAGNRDPDAFADPDRFDPARFYGTSPGMSTDGKIMLSFGHGIHFCLGAQLARVQLAESLPRIQARFPTLALAEQPTREPSAFLRTFRALPVRLHEHGG from the coding sequence ATGGACGTGCAAGAAACCACAGCAGCATGCCGGGACGCCTTCGCCGAACTGGCTTCGCCAGCGTGCATCGACGACCCGTATCCGTTCCTGCGATGGTTGCGCGAGCACGATCCGGTGCATCGCGCGGCGTCGGGCCTCTTTCTGTTGAGCCGCCACGCCGACATCTACTGGGCGCTCAAGGCCACGGGGGATGCGTTTCGGGGACCGGCGCCCGGCGAACTGGCGCGCTATTTCCCGCGCGCGGCGACCAGCCTGTCGCTCAATCTGCTGGCGTCCACGCTGGCGATGAAGGACCCACCGACGCATACGCGTCTGCGCCGGCTGATCTCGCGCGATTTCACCATGCGCCAGATCGACAACCTGCGGCCGAGCATCGCGCGCATCGTCGCAGCGCGCCTGGACGGCATGGCGCCCGCGCTGGAGCGCGGGGAGGCGGTGGACCTTCATCGGGAATTCGCGCTGGCCTTGCCCATGCTAATCTTCGCCGAACTGTTCGGCATGCCCCGAGACGACATGTTCGGGCTCGCCGCCGGCATCGGCGCCATTCTGGAAGGCCTAAGCCCGCACGCCAGCGATCCCCAGCTCGCCGCGGCGGACGCGGCCAGCGCCAGCGTGCAGGCCTACTTCGGCGACCTCATAGAGCGCAAGCGCACCGATCCCCGCCACGACATCGTGTCGATGCTGGTCGGCGCACACGAGCACGATGCCGACACGCTGTCGGATGCGGAGTTGATCAGCATGCTGTGGGGCATGCTGCTGGGCGGCTTCGCCACCACTGCCGCGACCATCGACCATGCGGTCCTGGCGATGCTGGCGTATCCCGAACAGCGGCACTGGCTGCAGGGAGACGCCGCGGGGGTGAAGGCATTCGTCGAAGAAGTCCTGCGCTGCGACGCGCCCGCCATGTTCAGCTCCATTCCGCGTATCGCCCAGCGCGACATCGAACTAGGCGGCGTGGTGATCCCGAAGAACGCGGACGTGCGCGTGCTGATCGCGGCCGGCAATCGCGACCCGGACGCCTTCGCCGACCCCGACCGCTTCGATCCCGCGCGGTTCTACGGCACCAGTCCTGGCATGTCGACCGACGGGAAGATCATGCTGAGCTTCGGCCACGGCATCCACTTCTGCCTCGGTGCGCAACTGGCCCGGGTGCAGTTGGCCGAGAGCCTGCCGCGGATCCAGGCGCGCTTCCCCACGCTGGCATTGGCCGAGCAGCCCACCCGGGAGCCCTCCGCGTTCCTTAGGACATTCCGCGCGCTGCCGGTGCGGCTGCATGAGCACGGTGGCTGA